ACTTGATGCACCAGTACATCATCTGAGTGTTTTTTCGACTTAATTGAAGGCCTAACAATCCTCCAAACCCTATCTCTTGAACAGCTGCCTTTTGATCAGGAGAGaagtctttaattaatttacacaaTGATCCTCCTGAACATTGTGTATcaaaattaaacctgaaaaaaatgaataatgaaagtaaGTCAGCTTTatatatcatatagtaactatttagaacacatagtaactgtttaaaacatgTAGTAACTATtagaaacatatagttactatttagaaaatatagtaactgtttaaaacatatagtaacctttcaaataatatagtACCTATACTACACATACACATAGAACCTATTTATAACATATAGTAATTATTTAgaatatatagtaactgtttaaaacataaagtaactatttagaacatatagtaacctttgatATAGTCAATATTGTAAACATAGTACACATAGAacctatttagaacatatagtaactgtttaaaacatatagtaacctttggagtcatatagtaactattgtaaacatagtacacatagaacctatttagaacatatttcaaaacatatagtaactatttaaaacatatagtaacctttggaatcatatagtaactatttaaaacatgtagtaacctttggaatcatatagtaactgtttacaacatatagtaacctttggaatcatatagtaactgtttacaacatatagtaactattttaaaaaatatagtaactatttagaacatagtaactattttgaacatatagtaactatttagaacaaTTAACTAAATTAAACTTACACTTACACGATAGGCAGGCCATCAGCGCCAACTTCTTTCAAAACTTGTGAATGAAGTTGATGAGATTCAGGCTGTGGAACGTCAACCAGAGAAGAATTTTGTAAAACTAGTTGATTAGGTTGTTCTTCTTCAATTGGTTCTTTTTCAGATACAAGCGCAATTGCTTTTGATTTCGGACTGCCagcctttttgttcttctttatAGACACAGATTCCTTAGCAACTGAAACAAAAcaattataaaacaaaatattactatatagtaaccattacaaTCACAtagtaaccaataaaatcatatagtaacctttcaaataatataataaatacatAAACATAGAGTATCCATTTAAAtcagatagtaactatttattagacatagtaactgtttaattttataataacatttaagaaagatagtaactatttataacacatagttactgttttaaagttatatttactttctaaaaacgatagtaactatttataacacatagttcctattttaaagtttatttactttctaaaaacacagtaactatttataacacatatttactgttttaaagttatatttactttctaaaaaagatagtaactaattataacacatagttactgttttaaagttaatttactttctaaaaagacagtaactattttaaaaacatagttactgttttagaaatatagtaaccttttaaaaatataattactcTAAAAAACTACGAACAAACCAGTCACTAATAAAAACACTTAAAAACTTcgtaacataaaataaaaagtaactatatctttgaaacagtaacttcaaacaaaaaccacaaacatttcaataattcaaaatcaaacaaaaaataagttcgaaTTACTAGAAATTTCTTCAGAAACAgcaaataaaaggtaactatatctttGAAACAGTAACTGCATGAAACACTAAACCTAATTTCAGcaaaaaccacaaacatttcaataattcaaaatcaaacaaaaaataagttcgaattaacaggaatttcttcagaaacagcaaataaaaggtaactatatctttGAAACAGTAACTGCATAAAACACTAAACCTAATTTCAGcaaaaaccacaaacatttcaataattcaaaatcaaacaaaaaataagttcgaaTTACCAGGAATTTCTTCAGAAACAGCATTTGGCCTTCTTCCTCGCCTTCGAGGAGCTTCAACAGCCATTTCAGCGACGGAATTGTCGAATTCAAGTTTCTTCGCTGCCGGTTTCTTCGCTGCCGGATTCTTCGGTGCCGCTTTCTTCACcattttttagaaaaaagaaGATCGGAAGAGTAATTTGATGCAAATGGATGAAAATAATcactgaaattaaatttgaaatggagagagaaattcAGAGAGAAGTTGGGAAAcagtttagagagagaagttgagtGAGAAGTTCAAAAGCCgggaaaaagaaaattaaaaaaaaaaacatatatataatTAGGAAAGCACGTGACAGTTACAAACAACTTCTCGCACGCAACAACGCAAAGACTAAAATACCCTGGTCCatagcatggaccaggtttaCTATAGTGTAAATAATATAGACTCGATAGCATTTATTATATAACGAAATGGATTAATTATAAAGATATAACAACAATGTATAATAACCAAAACCtagttataaattttaaaataaacaatGTACTACAAATTTTAATACTACGTAGCTATAAACCCTAAAATAATAGAACAACATCGTAATTTCCGCCCATCAGTCAAGCACTCAGATCTGACCCGATTTGCTAACAGATAACATGCATTCAATAATTATCACAAAATCATTACATAATTTCAAGATTAACAGTTAACTAGATAAATACGAATAACATAAACATAGATGAAAAAATTTATACAAAAATTTAAACCAATGTTTGAGCTTCTTCAATAACAACAGAACAACAACAAAATGTTGAAGCTCTTCACCTTCACCGCAGCTCTGATTTTTGCACTCCCTGCTTGTTACTAGCAGCCATGCCAGTATTGGGCAATGATGCTTTGTAATCACTACTTCCAGTAATAAAAGAAGAACACcgcaaattattaaaaaattgaGATTGAGCATTTGAGCGGGAAATGAAATTTCAGGAGGAGGGCTGAAATTGTACCGCTCAAGCTTGGAGGTGTGGCGCAATATGCCAAAATTTTCCCCCCTGTTTTAACCCTTTCCCCCCAAAAATGAATATTACTAACGTTGATGTGGACCAACCAAAGGCCAGGGTATGGTGATACAACATACACCCAGTGTATGTGTATCATCTTCCGTAGAAAAGGCATAATGCACTGAGGTTGTCGAGGCGGCAATCGATTATGCATGGTAAATACATAACACGATAAAATAGGAAACAGGGCAAAGTAtcatttttgttaaaaaataaataaaaagtaccatttctttttaattattttttttgtctttttcctattttatcTTTTATTGTGATATGCAGAGTAAATAGGTCCgaaggtccctaaactttgccaaaaggagcagttaggtccctcaagtttcaaaaggagcatttaggtccctcaaaatggatggaaaatgctgctttttgttttccgtcactaacggccgttaaaatgaatataataatataaaaaattattaaaataaaaggagaattaatatacacgtagattaatgattgaaaacagatgattttgatgaaaataaGCCTTTTCCAATTACTTAGCCTTTTCAACTTACTTTTTCAATGTGTACACGTGGAAACCTTCCAACTTCCCTCGTATTTTCTGGTTCCTTCCTAATAATGTTTTGGCGGTAATTATTTTACTGTTCCCAACCCTATTTCcccccttttcacttcctatttATATGGTCCCCCCCCCCATTTTCACTCTCAGTTGTCTTTTTGCCATTTACTCACTCAAACACTTAAGAGAATTTGAAGTTATTGCTCTGAGTTTTCTGCAAAAATGGGTTCTTGCGTATCAGGAAAGAGGACTGCTGATAAGTGGGAATGTCGCACCCCCAAGAGAACAAGAATTTCCAGATGGGACGAAGGTATTTTCATTCAATTTGTCggttttttcaataaatgtttgcAGTTGAGCCATGATAAATTAGGGCTTTTTTGTTAAGTAACTTTTTCCCAAAATTGGTGCATGCATTATCTTGATTGTGGttttttatatgttaatttaaaCAATCGTGGGTTGATTTCGCATAATTTATCAATTGAAGTTGGAATTAGGGTTTCGTCCGTTTTTACTTTCCAAtatttaattcgaattgatgcttgcatgttcttgaaaatggtgtttaatatgttaaattatacaattgttgcttaatttggaattaatttaaactagattttgtagtaattagggtttcacttactgtttttgattcacttaaataaaaaacagagtttgattaattcgaattgatgcttgcatgttcttgaaaaCGGTGTTTATTTAAACTATTGTTTAATTTGGAAGTATTTTAATCTAGATTCCGTATAATAATTAGGGTTTACTTACTGTGTTATTGACTTTGGCCGTTACTTTGACTTTAGGAGACCTTGCTTTAAGGGAGGCACACcccctttgtcatcatcaagacATCCTCATCACCCAAATCTTCACCAAACTGGACTGGGAGGGGCAGGCTGCTGTGCAGATGGTGTGCAAGCAGTGGCGTAGGTGGGCCAAGTTGCGGTACCGCCTCCCATACCACTACCCTCAAGGATGCTACCGCGCGTGGCTGCGGGAGTGGGTGATCATGGACATCATTGACAATGATGGCCGTGACTTCCACGCCTGGATGGACAAGGACATGACCGTCTACTTTGACGGCTTCCCCCTCCTTTTCAAGGAGGAGGAGTAGCTGGTGGTGGAGGCCATGCAGGGGTGGTGGTGGCGCTGGTGGTGGCCCCTCTTTTGTCAAGCTTATGATGATCCAGCTTGTTTAtagctttttttatttttaattttcaaggaCAATTACATTACTACTGTCATTGCAATTAGGTTTTTGTGAATGTGACAAATGTTGGTTTTTGGTATTTGTCACTGCTATGACAGTAGTTTATATCTAACCGTAGGCTTCTCCCTcaatagtggattgaggtttgaaatgttaGGGTTGAAGCCTACCCTTTTGTAAATGAATTCTGATTATGATGGAtggatgaatgaatgaatgcaaTTTAACCTTTTGTTATCTCTTGTGTTGTTATTCaagatttggtttggtttgatttcttaaagttttgtttttttaattgataTTGTTTAACTTTGATCAGATGATGTTGATGATTTGACTTTGAACCCTTGCATATATGTGCATCATGGTGGTGAATGGGTTGTGCAAGGTGATATGGTTTATAGTGGGGGGAGGGTGGATGTCTTTGATTACATCCATGAGAATGCAGATGGCAAATATGTTAAGGAATTAGTCGATAGTTTAGGTTATAATGATGTAGAGAAAGTACATTTCTGGGACCCTAGGAAAGAATTCAAGAATGGGGTTAGGTTTTAGGTTTTGATAGTAGTACTTGTGACCCTTTCTTAGCTTTACTCTTTGAATACAAAAGCATTCATATATACATTGAACATAAAATCAAACCCACCTACAACTTTAACCTAAACAGGAGTGAAGGAGGAGGGAGGAGGGAGAGGTAGCTTCCTTGAGTTGTTGAATACTGATGTGGTTGActtaaattctgattatgtggAACCACCTTTTACAGTACTCCCACCCAAACAAACTGAAACTCAACCTGAACCTCAACCTGAACCTCAAATTCAACCTCAAAATGTGCCTCAAcctgaaattgattatgattcaGAGGGTacagatgaagatgatgatgagttaGCCACTGCTAGGTCTAAGATATCTGATGATATGAGAAGGGAAAAGGCTTATTTTGAGGAGTTAGTAATGCTGAAAAAACTAGCAGAAAGTAAAGTAGAAGGTGGTCTGAATTTGGGGGATGACTTTGATGGATACAGTGACTTAGACAGCCCTAGTGAGTCAGAAGATGAGGATGATGTTGGTTACTTAGTTGCACCACAACACCATAAGAGGGGGAGAGGGAAACAGAAGCAAAACAACACTGAAACTGAAGAGAGGGAAGCCACTTTTTATGTTGGACAACAGTTTGAGAATCCAAAGACATTTAGGAAAGcaatcatagattattcaattgATAAAGGAAGAAACATTCCATTTTCTAAAAATGATTCCACTAGGGTTTGTGCAGAGTGTGAGCACAAAGATAAAGGTTGTAAATGGAGAATTTGGGCTTCATGGGAGAGAGGAAGAAGGTCATTTACAGTGAAAACATTTGTCAGTGAGCACACTTGTGGTAGGACACCTATCATTAAGAAGATGACTTCACATTGGATTGCAGAACACTACCAGAATCTGTTTAAGGTTAACCCTTACATGAGAGTGCAAGATATTCAGGAAACCATTTGGTTAGAAAAGGGTATAAGGGTGAGCAAAGACAAGGCTGCCAGGGCTAGGAGAAGGGGTCAAGCACTCATTGTTGGTGAATACAAAGAGCAGTATGCATTACTCCCAAGGTATGCAGCTGAGATACTAAGAAGCAATCCAGGGAACACAGTGAAGTTGAAGTTGGATGCAAATGTGTTTGACATACTGTATTTGTGTTTTGAGGCACTTAGGAAAGGGTTCTTGGCAGGATGCAGACCTTTCATATCACTTGATGGATGTTTCTTAAAGGGACCATTTGGGGGTCAATTGTTAGTAGCAGTAGGGAGGGATGGAAACAATCAAATGTTCCCTTTGGCTTGGGCTGTTTGTGAGGTTGAGAGCACTGACACATGGAGTTGGTTTCTAGAACTTCTAGCTACTGATTTAGGCACTAGTGAAGGAGCAGGGTACACTTTCATGTCTGACCAACAAAAGGGTTTACTTGCTGCTGTGTCAAATGTGTTTCCACAAGCTGAAAGTAGGGTGTGTGCAAGGCATGTGTACTGTAACTTTAGgggagtgtttggaggtggtTTAGAGTACAGAAAACAATTTTGGACTATTGCAAAAAGCAACACAGTAAATCACTTCAATGAAAACATTGAAgtaatgaggggtatttcacaTGAAGCTGCTGAAGACCTACTGAAAAGGAACTACAAGAAATGGTGTAGGGCATTCTACACTCCATTATCTTGTTGTGACAGTGTAGACAACAACATGAGTGAGGTGTTTAATGCATACATCTTGAGTGCAAGGCACAAGCCTATTATTACCATGTTGGAAGATATCAGAGAGGGTTTGATGGAAAGACTGCATAAGAAAAGAGATTTCATTGGGAAAAAGGAGATAATGTTGTGTCCTAGGATCCAAATTCAGTTAGAGAAACACAAAATTTGGGCTAGGGGTTGGAATGCATACTGGGATGGTGGGTTTTGCTATGGAGTAAGAGAAGGTGCAACACAGGTTAAGTATGTGGTGGATCTGAACCAACATACTTGCAGTTGCAATGCATGGCaggtgagtgggattccatgcaaacatgcaattgttgctatatggaataaagtagaccACCCAGAACAATATGTCAATGCATATTTCTGCAAACAGACCTACATGAAGGCATATGAATTTTTGTTAGAGCCTTTAAATGGTCCTCAAGAGTGGCCTACTTCTGATAGCATTGTTGTGGCTCCAAAGGTGAAAAAGGTCAATGGAAGACCTAAAACAAAGAGGAGATATGGTGTTGGAGAGGTAACTGCATCTGGTAAGCTGAAGAGAACAGGTTGTTCTATGAAATGCAGCTTATGTGGTGTGATAGGCCACAACAAAAGGGGTTGCAAGAATGCCcctaagcaacaacaacacagcaacaaTCATGCTACTGCAGAGCAGACCACACCACAGCAACAACACCCAAGAACCAGTTCAGCTATACCAATGCACAATAGGGGTGTGGGTATTTATACCTACCCAAATGGGTATCAAAGAATAGCTACTGTAAGTCATTCAATatactcaaattctttcttacaTGTTACTTTACTGTACTGAAGCCAACTTGTtcctaatttgttttaattaatgcaGCCTATATCACAACACTTCCCCACACCACAGAGGCAAAGACCTCCTGCAGCTTTCTATTCTGATCATGGGGGTGAGCAAACCATCTACTCCTTCCCTGCACATGACTTCCCATTGTCACAGACTCAACCAAGTCAAGGACACACAATATCAAGCCAAGCATTGCAGGATCTTGCAATGGCTAGAAGATTAGAAAAAAGACCATGAGGTtagattttattgaatttaaagtcttcattacatttcattagtgcagatcattacattttacctacccacttaacccacttaacttaaaacaaaccagataaaaaaaaacagaaccaCTAGGATTACAACCCACACTTCACATTTCACACTAATAGGTCTTCTCATCTTGCTCATCACATAGTCTGCCTCCCTCTTCCTTGCATAATTGTTAGCTTCACTAAGTTTTGTCCTAAAACTATCAACTTCAGCAGCAAGGCTTTGTTTATCTTGCATTAACCCTAGTATGACAATTGTTTGCCAAGTTGTTGGTTCTTGTTCATCAATCCATCTAAAAAAGATGCAACCCCTTCTGTTTGTTTCAACATCATAATCTGGACAAGCAATGAACCTCCTTCCAGGATTTTCTTTTGTCCATGCCTTTTGAATGGATACTGTGAATCCACAGTAGCACCTCTTAGGGTGTTCATTATCACCATTGTTGAACAAAGAGATAGCCCTGTTCATCATTCTGCAAAtaaattacgttttaataattatttCCTAAATATGttaattattgttaaaataagctaacttaagattttaaaaaaaatggcagAAAAATACCTTTTTGTTGAGAAGAGTCAGCTATGGTGGAGCAACAGAGAAAAAACACAGAGCAGAAGATGGAAaagaaagaatttttttttttaagtgttttattgttgttttgtttgccatggaatgttaaatactctgttttttgagagcctcaacggctatatttttgtaaaaagctaactgaaatgaatttccctttatttaattattggtaaatggtaaatgtaactgtttttttgtcgtttagtgccttttatttagtttccttttaatttaattgaattttaacggccgttagtgacggaaaacaaaaagcagcgttttccatccattttgagggacctaaatgctccttttgaaacttgagggacctaactgcttcttttggcaaagtttagggacctccagACCTATTTACTCGTGATATGCATGAAGAAGCAGATATGCATTTCAGCATTTAGACTTTagaaacttttgtgtaagaccgcctaacggttagaccacttttttGGTACCAACTAAACTGGtgtaaacataattaaaagtaataaaatcataactaattgaataacaaaaaagTTAAGGTATAAAATAGTTAAATTTGTGAGTCGGagtagttattattttttaacaaacttattgttaactaaaactcacaaaatcttaactaagtgatctcattgtttaactaatcagtttcattgtttaactaattggttcggttgcattactaattggtttcgttgcttaactaactgAATTTCAGACTTAATTAATCGGGTTcagtggttaactaattagttaaagtgcataaataattggttccAGTGCATAAAAGTGGTAAAAGTTTGTATTTGGACTTCCTAATAATGCACTATGTTGATAAATTTATAACCTACTTTGTATTCATCTCTGTCTCTATTTGTTTTTtctagtttgattttttttttgtctcacAAAAAGATTTCAAACAAGAAAAATAGAAAGACGGAGGGAGATTTAGATTGTGGATTTGTGGGTATGGAGTACAGACTTTTAAGATTTTTGTCAACTAAATCAGTCACCACAAAACATTTAAGATTAAATAGAGGAATACGGCTGACCGTTCTTGAATATTAGTACTATTTTCGTATTGAGTTATGTTTTTGTTATAATAACACAATTACGAGTATATTCTCTATTAAAAAGACGATGAACACGAGCTCCAACCAGTCAATCCCCTTGATTGGCAAGTAAACATATCAAGGGGTATTTTCgtaaataaattatcaaaatatacAATCTACATATTTAAGTGTACAATatctttttatattaaaattattttcttttatttttaatttttttaaatatcaaataTGTTGTACATTGCAATTTCTAGATTGTATATATGCTTATTATAATTACGAAAATACCACTTGATATGTCAATCAAGGGGATTGTTTTAAAATTTCTCCGATATGATGAAACACTACTAGTTATTATGCAAATTTTATACGAGTGAAAAGAAAGAATGTTGAGAACGCGGTTAATTAACCCTTTATTCCTTTCCCTTTCTTAACTCTATTTTGATAGGATTTGATTCCTTACCAATAAACAAAACTAAAAAGAAAGCACTTTAGAAAAGAGGTTTAACCTTGAAGCTTATAACTTACCTGAAGTTACAAAAGATGCTTTGTACGAATTTCAACTTTCCCAACACTTTCTGCCTTTCTGTTCTTGCTAATTGCTATAAAAAATATATCTCCAATCCGATCATTTTTAATGAACCTGCAAATCATTGCCAAAACCCCAGCAATTTAATCCAAGCAGTTGCCACTTTTTGGTAAGTTTTCTGTTTTTGCTCCTATTAATTTACAAATTCGatgcatttttgtttttttattcctAGATTTTTTGAGGGGTTGAGAGTTCACTAGAACTTAATTAATTAGCTTAACCCAATTAATCTTCAGTATCTATTTATGCTTGATTAAGGGCTGATGATGGTAAAAGTTGATACGTTTGCTGATGCCTCGCTCCTTTCTGTAGCTATTGACAATTGTAAATGTCACTTTACCTTAATTTTTTTAACGGTGAATAATAGGAACTGGTGGATTGATTTTGGCACACCATGTAATAGCATAATTGTTCGTGCTTCGAATCAAATAAGTGTTGTACCAAAATCAGTTTTCCAAGAACTCTATTATGGAGTAATTGGTCAATTAGAATTTTAATACCCGTTTGTTAGCCGGTAATAAATATTGGGAATGAAAATAAAGCTAAATGCATTTCGCAAGAAAAATAACGATCATAATGTCCATAGTAATGAAGCTTATCTCAAATAtagtgtttttcttcataaatttgaaTTCTTTCTAATACCACTCCACAAATGGTAATGGAAGTTTACGAAGAAAAAGTGATAATTTTGAGTGAACTTACAAATTGTACATACAAATTCAATCCTATTAACACCCTTTATCAAACGGGCCGTTAAGGTAATTAAACTCAATATACTACTCTCATTTTAGCACCTAAgttaaggaaaagaaaaggggaaaaaaatttGCTTAACAACTAAGCTATGTAAAATGAATGCATAAAAGTAGTCATACTTATTCTGTTATATATTCATCATAAGTTCAAAACTGATATAGTGTCTTGGAGGATTTTACTGATCTTTCACTATCTTTTACTTTGTATTTTACAGGGGTTGTAATTGTAAATATATAGCATGGGAGATCTAACCAAATGGGTGTCAAATTCGATATCAGAAGCACTTGAATTATTACCTGCAGTTTCCTCATATTGCTGTATCTATAGAGTGCCTGAAAATCTTCGCAAGGTAAACGAGGATGCTTATCGGCCTTTGCTTGTTTCGATTGGTCCTTCCTACTACGGCGATCCTAGGCTAGTTGCTATGCACCAACAGAAATTGAGGTACTTGCAATCTTTTCTTCAACGATACACTTGTTATAACTTAGATTACTATGTCCAAGTTATAAGAGAATGGGAAGTGGTAGCTCGTCAATGTTATGTTGAGAGTCTTGATACGACTAGGCTAACTAGTCCACAATTCATTGAAATGCTTCTTGTTGATGCTGCGTTCCTCATTGAGCTCTTTTTGAGGAATAATTTCCATGAATTCATCGAGGAAAACGACCGTATTTTCAACAAGCCAAGGATGATGTTAGAAGTCACTCGTGATATTAGGCTCGAAGAAAACCAGCTTCCATTTTTCATTCTTAAAGGTCTTTATGACCTAGTCATTCAGCCTTCATCCCAAAACAAGCAAGTTTCCTTCCTTGATATCACCTATAAATTTCTGACGGGAAAGAACGAAGCTGTTCCTGCTAGGATAATAGATGCAGATGTCAAACATTTGGTTGATATCTTAAGGCTATGTTACTTGCCTTGTTCTGTTAGGGGTCAACATCCTAGGACCAATCCAAAATTCGAGTTTGCTTCAAGTGTAAGTGAGCTGAGTGAAGCTGGGGTCAAATTTGTAGCAAGCCCAAGTGAGAATTTGCTTGACATAAGATTCGTGAAAGGGGTTTTAGAGGTTCCGAGGTTTGTGGTGACAGATGATACAGAATCATTGTTCAGGAACATTATGGTGTTTGAGCAATGCCATTATTACTTCGACTCTTATATCATTGACTACTTTGCATTCATGGATAGTTTGATTAACACCCCTAAGGATGTTGGCATACTTGTCCAAAGTGGGGTGATTGAAAACTGGCTGGGGAATAATGAAGAAGTGGCCAATCTCTTCAGCAACATCTTTAAGCAGACAAGACTAAAAGGTTCAGACTTTTATTACTCGGGGATTTGTAAGGATCTGAATGCATATGCTGGAACTCCTTGGAATCGATGGAAGGCCATACTCAAACACGATTATTTTAACCATCCATGGGCAGCTATTTCTGTAGTTTATGCAATTGTCATGTTGATTCTTACTGTCTTACAAGTTGTAACTGGCTTCAAATAACTAGGTAGCTTGTCAAGTTGTGATCATTGCAATTAAAATATTTGGAATACTAGCTTGTGATTTTAACAATTG
This sequence is a window from Spinacia oleracea cultivar Varoflay chromosome 1, BTI_SOV_V1, whole genome shotgun sequence. Protein-coding genes within it:
- the LOC110780268 gene encoding UPF0481 protein At3g47200, giving the protein MGDLTKWVSNSISEALELLPAVSSYCCIYRVPENLRKVNEDAYRPLLVSIGPSYYGDPRLVAMHQQKLRYLQSFLQRYTCYNLDYYVQVIREWEVVARQCYVESLDTTRLTSPQFIEMLLVDAAFLIELFLRNNFHEFIEENDRIFNKPRMMLEVTRDIRLEENQLPFFILKGLYDLVIQPSSQNKQVSFLDITYKFLTGKNEAVPARIIDADVKHLVDILRLCYLPCSVRGQHPRTNPKFEFASSVSELSEAGVKFVASPSENLLDIRFVKGVLEVPRFVVTDDTESLFRNIMVFEQCHYYFDSYIIDYFAFMDSLINTPKDVGILVQSGVIENWLGNNEEVANLFSNIFKQTRLKGSDFYYSGICKDLNAYAGTPWNRWKAILKHDYFNHPWAAISVVYAIVMLILTVLQVVTGFK
- the LOC130466026 gene encoding uncharacterized protein, whose product is MGSCVSGKRTADKWECRTPKRTRISRWDEGDLALREAHPLCHHQDILITQIFTKLDWEGQAAVQMVCKQWRRWAKLRYRLPYHYPQGCYRAWLREWVIMDIIDNDGRDFHAWMDKDMTVYFDGFPLLFKEEE
- the LOC110797979 gene encoding uncharacterized protein, whose protein sequence is MLVFDDVDDLTLNPCIYVHHGGEWVVQGDMVYSGGRVDVFDYIHENADGKYVKELVDSLGYNDVEKVHFWDPRKEFKNGEEGGGRGSFLELLNTDVVDLNSDYVEPPFTVLPPKQTETQPEPQPEPQIQPQNVPQPEIDYDSEGTDEDDDELATARSKISDDMRREKAYFEELVMLKKLAESKVEGGLNLGDDFDGYSDLDSPSESEDEDDVGYLVAPQHHKRGRGKQKQNNTETEEREATFYVGQQFENPKTFRKAIIDYSIDKGRNIPFSKNDSTRVCAECEHKDKGCKWRIWASWERGRRSFTVKTFVSEHTCGRTPIIKKMTSHWIAEHYQNLFKVNPYMRVQDIQETIWLEKGIRVSKDKAARARRRGQALIVGEYKEQYALLPRYAAEILRSNPGNTVKLKLDANVFDILYLCFEALRKGFLAGCRPFISLDGCFLKGPFGGQLLVAVGRDGNNQMFPLAWAVCEVESTDTWSWFLELLATDLGTSEGAGYTFMSDQQKGLLAAVSNVFPQAESRVCARHVYCNFRGVFGGGLEYRKQFWTIAKSNTVNHFNENIEVMRGISHEAAEDLLKRNYKKWCRAFYTPLSCCDSVDNNMSEVFNAYILSARHKPIITMLEDIREGLMERLHKKRDFIGKKEIMLCPRIQIQLEKHKIWARGWNAYWDGGFCYGVREGATQVKYVVDLNQHTCSCNAWQVSGIPCKHAIVAIWNKVDHPEQYVNAYFCKQTYMKAYEFLLEPLNGPQEWPTSDSIVVAPKVKKVNGRPKTKRRYGVGEVTASGKLKRTGCSMKCSLCGVIGHNKRGCKNAPKQQQHSNNHATAEQTTPQQQHPRTSSAIPMHNRGVGIYTYPNGYQRIATPISQHFPTPQRQRPPAAFYSDHGGEQTIYSFPAHDFPLSQTQPSQGHTISSQALQDLAMARRLEKRP